Genomic window (Romeriopsis navalis LEGE 11480):
ACTGGCGGATCATCTTGATCCAAGACGAAACCCAAAAAGCGGCGATCGCCGAAGCCTGTTTTGGTCAACAGCAGCCGATTCAAGCACCCATGACGGTCGTGTTCGCCGCTGACCCCAACGCCTGGAAAAAAGACCTCAGCCCGATCTACGAACAAGGGTTGGCCAAAGGCGTCTGGACCCCGGAAACCGTCGAGTATTTCAAATCCGCAATTCCCAAGTTTCAGGCCAGCCTCGGCACCAAAACCCGTGAATATTGCGTTAAAGACGCGATGATTGCCGCAACCCATTTTGTCTTAGCCGCTGAAAGCCTGGGACTGAGTACCTGCTTTATGAATGGTTGGTCCGAGGAAAAGGTCAAAGAAGTGATTGGGGTAAGTGATGATCCCGACTTGGCGATCGCCGTCATCGTGCCCCTGGG
Coding sequences:
- a CDS encoding nitroreductase family protein, with protein sequence MTSAESTQQITPVKPLDVPTAILKRRSIKTFESTPVSAAILNELLTLTVAAPSSYNLQDWRIILIQDETQKAAIAEACFGQQQPIQAPMTVVFAADPNAWKKDLSPIYEQGLAKGVWTPETVEYFKSAIPKFQASLGTKTREYCVKDAMIAATHFVLAAESLGLSTCFMNGWSEEKVKEVIGVSDDPDLAIAVIVPLGYATELRGNPGRLPFEHNVFVDTMDNPYRG